In Bacteroidota bacterium, one genomic interval encodes:
- a CDS encoding outer membrane beta-barrel protein encodes MKNFFFILAALLTLNCASAQNSDEIGFFIGGGYYIGELNPTTHLGSLTRPAAGIVYRHNFNYRFAVAGDLIFGSVQGIDSRSTSYEQQKRNLSFRSPITEFGGRAEFNFIEYKIGDDKYPFTPFMFLGLAVFNFNPRASYGNQWVNLQPLKTEGQSKAYLRTQLSIPFGVGFRANLAQRVGLVAEWGMRKTFTDYLDDVSTTYADPSVLLANGGPLAVAVADRSTTPNDVGRERGNPRNKDWYSFVGLTITFQLAGKPHKCSSYNY; translated from the coding sequence ATGAAAAATTTTTTCTTCATACTCGCAGCGTTGCTGACACTGAACTGCGCCAGTGCCCAGAATTCCGACGAGATCGGCTTCTTCATCGGTGGAGGATATTACATTGGTGAATTGAATCCGACCACTCATCTCGGAAGTCTCACGCGTCCTGCAGCCGGAATCGTTTATCGTCACAATTTCAATTATCGGTTTGCTGTTGCCGGCGATCTTATTTTCGGAAGTGTGCAGGGAATTGATTCCCGTTCTACTTCTTACGAGCAGCAAAAAAGAAATCTCAGTTTCCGTTCACCCATCACCGAATTCGGCGGAAGAGCGGAATTCAATTTCATCGAATACAAGATCGGCGATGATAAATATCCATTCACTCCATTCATGTTTCTCGGCCTCGCAGTTTTTAATTTCAATCCGCGTGCGTCGTATGGAAACCAATGGGTGAATCTTCAGCCATTGAAAACAGAAGGACAATCCAAAGCATATCTCCGCACGCAACTCAGCATTCCGTTCGGTGTAGGATTCCGCGCGAACCTTGCCCAGCGCGTAGGACTTGTTGCCGAATGGGGAATGAGAAAAACTTTCACCGATTATCTTGATGATGTGAGTACCACTTATGCCGATCCTTCCGTGTTGCTTGCCAATGGAGGGCCGCTCGCTGTTGCCGTTGCAGATCGCAGCACCACTCCGAATGACGTAGGCCGCGAAAGAGGAAATCCCCGAAATAAAGACTGGTATTCTTTTGTCGGTCTCACTATCACGTTCCAGCTTGCTGGAAAACCCCACAAGT